CCCATTGAATTGGGTTTACAGAATAATAATTTTTTGAATGAACTATCGTCCAATGCAATTTACCCACCAATGTTCGAACGTGCTTTTGGTGGTTCCGGTATTAACGAACAAAATGTACGATATGCACTCGCCAGTTTCCAAAGGTCAATGATTTCTGGAAATTCTAGATACGACCAATACACATTTAGAAATAACAAATCGGCATTAACTGCCTCTGAGATAAGAGGACTTAATTTATTTAACGGTGAAGTTGCGGAATGCTTTCATTGTCATGGGGGATTTAATTTTACGGATACTTCCTTTCATGGAGGGGCGAAAGAGGAATTTTTTTACCATAGCAATGGGATCCATGATGATACCTACTATGCAGGTGTTCCAAGCAACAAACGAGGGTTATTTGATTTGACAGGTGTCGCCTCTGATACTGGAAAATTTCGTGCTCCATCTTTACGTAACATTGGGGTCACTTATCCCTATATGCATGATGGGATTTTTATGTGTGCTGATTCGAATAACCCTGACAAACCAGCGGGTGCTGGAAAAACAAAGGTAGATTGTGCTAGGGATGCATTGACGCAAGTAGTGGATCATTACCGTTCAGGTGGTCAAAACCATTCTGCCAAAGATGTTACGCTCATTCGGGCATTTACTAT
This genomic stretch from Leptospira meyeri harbors:
- a CDS encoding MbnH family di-heme enzyme yields the protein MKIHLSSMFLFFSFLFSCNVLPFQKKETNNDMLLAALGILATASDWVWDLPPGFPQPLVPSDNPMSKAKVELGRHLFYEKKLSGNGTMACSSCHFQSLAFADGKDFPSGITNQSHPRNAQHLSNVAYMPRLTWSNPKMTSLEIQARAPMFGETPIELGLQNNNFLNELSSNAIYPPMFERAFGGSGINEQNVRYALASFQRSMISGNSRYDQYTFRNNKSALTASEIRGLNLFNGEVAECFHCHGGFNFTDTSFHGGAKEEFFYHSNGIHDDTYYAGVPSNKRGLFDLTGVASDTGKFRAPSLRNIGVTYPYMHDGIFMCADSNNPDKPAGAGKTKVDCARDALTQVVDHYRSGGQNHSAKDVTLIRAFTITNSQRDDMVNFLLALTDDEFLTNPKFASPF